The Brevibacterium atlanticum genome segment CGTCTGGCCCTCTACGCCTCGCAGGACTATGTCGCCGCGCATTCCATGCCGCGAACGCTCGACGATCTGGCCGATCACCGGATGATCTACTACATCGAGAACTCGCTGCAGGTCGATGACCTCGACGAGGCGGCCGATGCCCTGCCGCGCAGCACCGGCTTCTTCCGATCCACCTCGGTGCATGCGCATGTGCTCGCCACCTCGAACGGCGTGGGGATCGGGATTCTGCCGGACTTCCTCGCCCGCGACAATTCGCGGCTGGTGCAGGTGCTGCCGGAGCTGTTCTCGAAGAAGGTCTCCTATTGGGCCTCGGTGCGCCACGAATCGCTGCGCAACGAGGGCGTCCGCAGCGTCCTCGAAGTCCTCTGATCTGCTACCTGACGGCGGCCCAGCAACCTCGCGCGAGGTTGCTGGGCCGCCGTCAGGATCCTTCTATGCTTGTCAAGCGGCCTGCCCAACCACGCTCGTCGCCTCGAGAAGCCGATAAACTCTCCGGGCCACAAACCGCTTGATACACCGGATAGCCTCCTTCTTCGACTTCCCTTCCCCAAGTCGTTTAGCCATGTACGCTCGGGTCTCCTCATCGAAGGACAGCTTCGTGATGGCCACCATGTACAACGCGGAGTTCAACCGGCGGTCCCCGCTGCGGTTGAGTCGGAATCTCACCACATTGCCCGACGATGCTGGGATCGGATTCACCCCCGCCAGCTTCGCGAACGCAGCCTCGGAATGCACCCGTCCTGGATGAGACCACGCCAGATAGAACACGGCGGCAGTGATCGGTCCGATCCCCGGCTGGGCCAGCAGCACAGCGGCAGGACTGTCCTTCACCAGAGCCAGAATCCGTGTGGCGTAATCCTTGATGTCGGCATCGAGTTCGATGACGCGTTTGGCTAACCGGATCGCTTCCCGACGTGCTTCACAACGGGCCACAGGCTCGTTCCGGCCCCGCCATTTCGACACCGTGCGGATCTTGGCGACTGACAGTTTCCGTCGGGCATCGATACCGAGATCGTTCGCCCGCAACAACGCGGTCAGCGCGTTGATGGTGCGGGTCTTCTCCCGCGTCATGGACTCGCGGGCACCCACGAGGATCCGCAGTCCCTGACGCGGCCCATCGGCCTGTCTGGGCACACGCAGCCGCGACTGCTCCAAGGGCAGGACGGTGGTCGCGATTCTGCGGGCGTCGATCTGGTCATCCTTACCCGTGCTGTGACGGTCGCGGGCACTCATGCTCGCGGCCTCGGCGACCGTATACCCAGCCTCAGCGACGTTCTCGGCCAGGATCGCTCCGTAGGTGCCGATGCCTTCGATCACCCACAGGGTGTCCAGGTGCCCGCCGGTGCGACGCCCGACCCAGTCCAACGCGCGTGCCAGGCCAGTATTCGTGGTCGGGAATTCGCGGGTATCGAGGTGCTCACCGCGGTTGGTGAGTATGGCGTAGACGTGGTTCTTCGCGTGTGTGTCGACGCCGACGACAAACGCGTACAAGTGCGAGATGATAGTCATGACGGTTCGTGATTCTCCCGTGTTAGAGCGGATGATGTCCGACCGTCGAACGGTCGGCTCCGGTCCGGGAGATAGTCACGTCGGAACACTACTGTGATGAGTCACGTTCGGTCAGGAACGGACAACCTTCTGATCAAGTTACCGATGTGGGCCGAGCCGGGGCCGACCGCCCACCGATCATCAGACAGATCCTGACGATGACATCGTCTGAGTCAGCAGTAATTCGAGTCATGATGATCGATGGGACGGTCAGTTCCTACTCTGCCAGCCAGTCCCAGACCAGCCACTATCAATCCTCACAGTAGTAATTAGGGAGGTGGTCAGGCGGCGGACCAGCCTCCGTCGATGCTGTGGGCGCTGCCGTTGACGACGGCCGCATTGTCCCCGGCGAGGAAGAGTGCGATCGCCGCGACGTCCTCGGGTTCGGCGAGCTTCGGCACGGCTGAGTGGCCGAGGAAGACCTGCTCGAGGACCTCATCCTCGCCGATGCCGTTCGTCTTCGCCTGATCGGCGATCTGCCCTTTGACCAGAGGTGTGAGCACATAGCCGGGGTTGATCGCATTGCAGGTCACGCCGTGCGGTCCTGCTTCGAGCGCCGTGGTCTTCGTCAGTCCCATCAGCCCGTGCTTGGCCGCGACATAGGCGGACTTGTTCGCCGAGGCGCGCAGGCCGTGGATCGACGAGAGGTTGATGATGCGCCCCCAGCCGCGCTCGTACATCGTCGGTAGCGCGGCCTTCGTGAGCACGAACGGCGCCTCGAGCATGAGCGTGTTGATCAGCCGCCATTCCTCGAGCGGGAAATCCGTGATCGGATGGATCCGCTGGATCCCCGCGTTGTTGACGAGGATGTCGACATCGAGGTCGGTCCCATCCAGCGCCGAGGTGTCCGCGAGGTTGACGGCCCAGGCTTCGCCGCCGATCTCACCGGCCACCGCAACCGCTGACTCCGCGTCGACATCGGCGACGATGACGTGGGCGCCCGCCCCGGCGAAGGCCTCGCAGATGGCTCGGCCGAGCCCGGAGGCTCCCCCGGTGACGAGTGCGCGCCTGTTCGAGAGTTCTCCCATGGGATGTCCTTTCGTGGTTCGGTTCAGCGGTTCGGCCGACGCCGCCCCGTCGCGCTGTCATCGGTGCAGTCCGGTCGGATCAGATGACTCCGCGTCGTTCCTTGTCCGCGAGGTCGAGCGAGCGCAGTGCGATGCCCTTCGTCTCCCGCGTGAAGAACAGTGCGATCATCGAGATCACCGCGGCGACGAGCAGGTAGATCGCGATCGGCACCGACGAGTCGAACTTGTCGAGCAGGGCAGTGCCGATGATCGGGGCGAAGGATCCGGCGACGATGGCGGTGACCTGGTAGCCGGTCGAGACGCCGGAGTTGCGCATGCGCGTTGGGAACATCTCAGCCATGATCGCCGGCTGTCCGGCGTACATCAGGGCGTGGAAGATGAGGCCGAGCAGCAGGGCAAGGAAGATGAGCGCTCCGCTTCCCGTGTCGTACATCGGGAAGGCGAAGAAGCCCCAAGTGGCGGTGAGCACGATGCCCACACCGTAGGGCAGCCGGCGTCCCACCTTGTCCGTGGCCGCGCCGACGATCGGCACGAGCACTGCGTGGATCGCGTGCGCGCCGAGGAGGAGGCCGAGGATCTCGCTCGACTCGATGTGGACCTGAGTGGCGAGGTAGGTGATCGAGAACGTCACGACGAGGTAGTAGTGGATGTTCTCGACGAAGCGCAGGCCCATCGCGGCGAAGACCTCCCGCGGGTAGCGCTTGAACACGGCCTTGATGCCGTAGTCGACGCCCTCTTCGATCTCCTCTTCCTGGATCTGCTCGAAGATCGGAGCGTCGGTGACACGGGTGCGGATGTAGTAGCCGATGAGCACGATGACCGCCGAGAGCCAGAAAGCGACTCTCCAGCCCCAGGACAGGAAGTGCTCATCGGTCAGAGTTGCGGTGAGGATGAAGAGCACAGCAGTGGCGAGCAGGTTGCCCAAGGGCACGCCCGACTGCGGGAACGAAGCCCAGAAGCCCCGTTCCTTGTCCGGAGAGTGCTCGGCGACGAGCAGCACGGCACCGCCCCATTCGCCGCCGACCGCGAAGCCCTGGACGACGCGCAGCAGCACGAGGAGGATCGGAGCGAGCGCGCCGATGGTGTCATAGGTCGGCAGGCAGCCCATGAGGAAGGTTGCCACGCCCACGAGGATGATCGAGAGCTGCAAGAGCTTCTTGCGCCCGTATTTGTCCCCGAAGTGTCCGAAGACGATGCCGCCGATGGGCCGGGCGATGAAGCCGACCGCATAGGTCGCGAAGCCGGCGAGAATCGGCGTCAGCGGGTTGTCCGAGGGCGGGAACAGAATGTGGTTGAAGACCAGGGTTGCGGCCGAACCGTAAAGGAAGAATTCGTACCATTCGACGACTGTTCCGGCCATCGAGGCGGCGACGACCTTGCGCAGCTGTGCGCGGATCGACTTCCTCTCGGTATTGCTCTGAGAACTCATGTGACTCCTTCGATTCCAGAATCCGCGTCACCATTGATGCGCGAATCGACTTGCATGTGCGCCGGCGGCGGGACGGCCCGGTCATCGCGAACCGCTTCGATGCGGTCGACGATTCCTGTCCATTCCGTGGCACGGCGACGCAGGGACATTTTTCTCATCCATGCAACAGTGTGCGCCACATTACGGAATTTCGGGTGCTTTCCTGAGCGGAATCCGAGAATTTCCGGTATGTATTCGTGCACATCGGATGTGCACAGTCAGACGCGGCCGTACTTCACCGGCTTCCGGGACCGGTCCCCCGCCGAGGTGGCCGACCGTGCCGATGCCGACAGCCCCACCGAAGCGGTGTGCCCGCACCCCGAGGCTGCCCGCCGGCATAGCGCCCCGACTCAGCGGCGGCGACCGCCCATCTTCGAGTCGCGTTCGGCCATCGAGGCGAGCATCTCGTTGTAGGCCCGCAGCTCGGCGTCGTCGGTGCGGTCCTCGCGCCGGTCGATACGCTTGGCCTCCCGATCCGAGGACTTCGACCACTGTAGACCGACCATGATCGCCACGAACAGCGTCGGGATCTCGCCGATGCCCCACGCGATGGCACCGCCGAGCTGTTGGTTCTCGATCGCCGTGTAACCCCAGTCTGCACCGATGTTGCCGAACCAGTCGCCGGCGATGAGCACGTGGGAACTCATGATCGAGATGCCGAAGAAGGCGTGGAAGGCCATGGTCACCAGCAGCATGACGAGTCGCATCGGATAGACCGGACGCTTGACCCCGGGGTCGATGCCGATGAGCACGGACCCGAACATGTACCCCGCACCGAGGAAGTGGGCGATCATCAGCTCGTGCCCGATGTGCGTGTCCAGGGCGTAGTACATGATGCCCGAGTAGTAGAAGACGACGAGCGATCCGGCGAAGTTCACACTTGCGACGATCGGATTCGAGAAGAAGCGCAGATACGGAGTGTGGACGAGCCACAGCACCCATTCGCGCACACCGACGGAACCGTCCTGCCGCGCCTTCGTCGCCCGCATGAGCATCGTGATCGGAGCGCCGAGGACCATCGGCAGCGGCACCACCATGACCAGGAGCATGTGCTCGATCATGTGCGCCGAGAACTGCACCTCGCCGTAGACACGGGGCCCGGCGGAGGTCACGTAGACGAGGAAGGCCATCCCGACCAGCCAGCTGATCAGACGCAGCACCGGCCAGCGGTCACCTCGGCGGCGGAGGTTGATGAACCCGACGAGGTAGGCGATGGAGGCGCCCGCGGCGATCGCGATCCACAGCGGATCGATCGACCATTCGCTGAAGTACCGTGCGAAGTTCGGCTCCGGCGGCAGCGGATCGCCGGTGAGGATCTCGGCCGGGGTGGGGTTGCCGACCGGTTCCTGCGACACCGGCGGCTGAGACCGCGCGAGCGCCACCGCGAGTCCCATCGTGGCACCGAAGATGATGAATTCGACGGTGATGAGGCGCCAGAATTCGACCGTCGCCGAGGCGGCTGTGCCCAATCGTGCGATGACGAACCGACGGTGCCAGAATCCGATGAGACCGAGCAGCACCGTCGCGAACACCTTCGCGATGATGACCTCCCCGTAGGGGGTCATGAGATCGTCAATGCTGTGCACGCGCAGGAGCGAATTGACCACGCCGGAGAAGACGATGAGGCAGAAGGCGATGAGCGCGGCGGTCGAATACCGTTCGACGACTGAGCGCAGATGCGCGGATCGGGCGAGAGCGGCGCCGAGGAGGGCGATGACGAAGAGACCGCCCATCCAGACCGTGGCGCCGAAGATGTGGAGGCCGAGGCTGTTCACGGCCTGCGTATGCCCGGATGCCTCGGCGGAGTGCCCCATCAGGGCCAGGGGGATCATCACACCGACTCCCAGCACACCGGCGACGGCGATGCCGAGGTGGGAGCGGGTACCGAAGCACAGCGTCGAGGCAACGGCGATGAGCACGACGATGAGCACCCACAGCTGCCCGTAGGCGATCTGAGTGACGAACACGCCGAGCTGGTTCGAGAAGTCGAGGTAGGCCTGAGCGCCGACGGTGTCGACGAAGGAGAACACGAGGACCGCGACAGCCGAGAGCGTCCACACCACGGAGGAGTACTCGGCGATCATCAGGGCCTTCGTCCACAGCGGATCGAGTTGAGCAGCCTCGTCGGTGTGCGCCTTCCGGCGGCTTCGGCGGCCGGTGGTGCGCGGGAGGATGAGGACGGCGAACATGAGCGCGCCGACGGTCAGGGACATCGCAATGTTGAAGACGAACTTCGCCGCCGGCAGTCCGAAGCGCACGACGGATCCGGGATCATTGAGCAGAGTGGCATTCGCAGCCCCGGTGAAGAAGAGTGCGGCGAGACCGACGACACAGCCGAGGAAGACCACGATGGGGACCGCGGCCCGTTGGGTGAACCGGACGACCGGCTCGAAGACTGGTGAACTCACTGCGCGCGGACCGCCCCTTCTGACATGACTCAAGTTTATCGCTCGGCAACGGCCCCCACCCAACCGGGAGAGGCCGTCGTGGCCGAGATCTCGGGGCGCCGCCTCGGCGAGGGTAGGCAAATGGCCCGGACCGATCGGTCCGGGCCATTCGACGCTAGGTGCAGATCACTTCGGGCTGCCAGCGGCACCCTTCAGCTTCGAACCAGCGGACAGCTTCACAGAGTAGCCGGCCTTGATCTGGATCTCTTCACCGGTCTGCGGGTTGCGACCCTTGCGAGCGGCACGCTCGGTGCGCTCAACGGAGAGCCAGCCGGGGATGGTGAGCTTGTCGCCCTTGGCAACGACGTCGGAGAAGACGTCGAAGACACCATCGAGAACATCCGAGACCTGCTTCTGGGTCAGGCCGGACTTCTCGGCAACTTCTGCCACGAGCTCGCTGCGGTTCTTAGCCATAAAAGTGTCCTCCTTAGGACAAGTCGGTAGGTCACCGGTCCGTTTTTCCGATGACGAACTTCCTCGAGATTACCAGCTTGACTTGGTGATTCCGGGCAACTCGCCGTTGTGAGCCATTTCGCGGAAGCGAACTCGGGAGAGTCCGAACTTCCGGAGGTAGCCACGAGGACGGCCGTCGACCTGGTCACGATTGCGGACGCGAACAGGGGAAGCATCGCGCGGAAGCTTCTGGAGCGCCAGGCGTGCCTCCTCGCGCTGCTCGTCGGTGGAATCGGGGTGTGTCAGCTGACGCTTGAGAGCTGCGCGGCGCTCTGCATAGCGTTCGACGATGACGCGACGCTGCTTGTCGCGGGCGATCTTTGACTTCTTAGCCATGTGCGCTCAGCGCTCCTCTCGGAAATCGACGTGCTTGCGGATGACGGGATCGTACTTCTTGAGCACGATGCGATCCGGGCTGTTGCGGCGGTTCTTGCGGGTCACGTAGGTGTACCCGGTGCCGGCGGTCGACTTGAGCTTGATGATGGGACGAATATCCTGGGCCTTAGCCATCAGAGCTTCACTCCCTTAGCGATCAGTTCATTGACCACGGCGTCGATTCCACGCGCGTCGATGACCTTGATGCCCTTGGCGGACAGGGTCAGGGTGACGTTGCGGCGCAGAGACGGAACGTAGTACCGCTTCTTCTGAATATTCGGGTTGAAGCGACGCTTCGTGCGGCGCTTCGAGTGGGACACATTGTGTCCGAAACCGGGGACCGCCCCGGTTACCTGGCAGGTTGCTGCCATGTCTCTCCTCCAGTTCACAAGTTACCGACTCTCGAAACAAGCTCCTGCGGAACACCGTCTGTGCGATCTTCCCGCTCGCTTGCGCCGATGTCGGAAGACATCAACAAATTCTCGCGAATGCCGCCTGATCGAGCGTGCCCGACCACGGTCGCCATCGGATCGACCGGAGCCGATCCTCGCCCGACCCGCACCGAGCAGACTCGGTGCGCGACGTTCGCCGTGAAAATTGTGTACGCCAAAACAGGTTTGCCCGTTCGGGCGAGATGTCTCACCAGCGCTGAAGCCGTAGCCTGTGAGAGATGGCCGAAGCTGGAGTGCAGCGGTGGGTGAGCACCATGTCGGTCATAGCAGATCGATCAGCGACCGTTCTGGTACGACACAACAGAAATCAATCTTACTGAGAGTGCAGGGCTCAGGGCAAATTCAACCCGGACTGCGCTGATGCGGTCTTCGTCACCTGCTGGGGGCGCAGTCCAGGGGCGCGGTCTTGGTGGCGCAGTGCGTCGGGCGCGGTTCGTCGAGTGCGACCGGTGCGGGACATACTCAGCTGGGCTCAAGGCAACTCCGGGAAACGCACAGTAGGCTTTCGTCGGCAATGCGTCCTGCCGGTGTTCGTGTTGAACGCCTGCCGGACTCGTGCCAAGGTAAGAAGATGATTGCCACCACATATGGCACTCCGGAGGACCGATGAGCGACGTTCCACAGAGGCCGCGCATTCGTCCGGCGACCAGTGACGACTGGCAGAAGGATCACCATGATTCTGCTGGTCAGACGCCGTCGTACGGGAATGAGGCGGAGCGTTCGCCTGCCGATTTCGACAACTCGACCTATTACGAATACCTCGAGCGGCACACGGGGGAACAGGCCATCTCGAAGGCCCGGACCGGCAATGTCTTCGCCCCGGCCGGTCGCTCTCCATTCGGTGATCAGCCTTCATCTGCACATGCTGGTCAGTCCAGTGGCTCCTATCGGATCCAGGCGTCGGCGAACGGCCCCGGTGCCGGGGCGCCGAACAGGCAGGATCCGCCGACTCCTCCCCCACCTCAGTTCCCGCCCGCGGTCGGATCGGGTGCGCAGAGACCGCGCAACGGACTCAAGATCACAGCCGTCATCATTGCCCTGGTCATGGTCCTCGCACTCGTCGCCTTCTTCGGAATCCGGTGGCTCGCCCCCTCGTCCGGGACTGTTCCCGTCGATGTCGGTTCGAGCGAACCGGCCTCACCGTCGCCGACCCCGTCCGACGAACTCGTCCAGCCCTCGCAGTCGCCCGAGGACAAGCTCGACGCCTACACGAAGGACGGCACTGAGAAGGCTGCCGACCTCGAGGGCGAATGGGTGACGCAGGTGAGCGCGAAGAAGGTCGGGCTCAAAGCCGACGGCAAGACCTGGACCGCCGCCGACATCCTCAACGAATACGAAGCCAACAAGGTCAAGTACCCGGGTTCGATCCTCATCCACAGCGGTGGCTGGGCGTCCTACAAAGACGGAAGCTACTGGGTGACCGTCGTCGACACCGGCTACAGCGAACCCGAGCCCGCCCTCGACCAGTGCCGCTCCTGGGGTCTCGACCGCGACCACTGCCTGGCCAAGCGGCTGGTCAAGGACGGAAGTCCGAAGGACAACAGCGCCTACCTCGACAACTGATCAGCGGCAGCCTCGCGCCGAGACCACTGTGTGCGCACCGTGGTCTTGGCGCTCCGCCGTTGTCTCGAGGGGCCTCGGGCCTTGTCTCGCGGTGCTGCCGACAGACCCTCAGGCCAGCAGCAGCGTCGGATCCTGCAGTCCGCGGCCGACGTCGGCGAGGAACTTCGAGATGATCTCGCCGTCGACGACTCGATGATCGGCGCTCACGGAGAGCGTCGTGATCTCACGCGGGACGATCTCGTCGTCGACGACCCAGGGCCTATTCCGGATCTGTCCGAAGGCGAGGATCGCGGCCTCGCCCGGGTTGATGATCGGAGTGCCCGCATCGACGCCGAAGACGCCGACGTTCGTGATCGTGATCGTGCCTCCGGACTGATCGGCCGGCGGCGTCTTCCCCGATCGTGCCAGTGCCGTGAGGTCCTGGATTCCCTGCGCGAGTTCTCCCAGTCCCATGGCCTGCGCGTTCTTGATGTTCGGGACGATGAGTCCACGCGGTGTGGCCGCGGCGATGCCGAGGTTGACGTACTTCTTGACAACGATCTCGTCGCCTTCGAGGCACGAGTTGATCCGCGGGTTGCGTCCCACGGCCCAGGCCACGGCCTTGGCCACGATGAGCAGCGGTGAGACCTTGACGTCCTCGCCGAGGAACTTCGTCGACTTCAGCCTCCGGACCATCGCCATGGTCTCGGTGACGTCGACATCGAGGAACTCGGTGACGTGCGGCATCGTGAACGCCGAATCGACCATGGCCTTGGCCATCATCTTCGTCACGCCCTTGAACGGGATCCGCTCTTCGAGTTCGCCGGAGGCACTCGCCGAGGTGGCCGACGAAGCCGTGCCGCCCGCGGTCTGCGACGCGGTCGAGTTCGCCGCCGCGTGCACATCATCGCGGGTCACGTCCCCGCGGGGACCGGTGGGGACGACCTGGGTGAGGTCGATGCCGAGGTCCTTCGCGAGCTTGCGAACGGGTGGCTTCGCCAGCGGCCTGCCGGTTCCGGACGAGGCCGGGGCTGTTGCCGCATCGGTCGAGGCCGGGGGAGCATGTGATGCCGGCACAGCGGGCTGGGCAGGCGATGCCGCAGGTGCGGCGGGTGCTGACACGGAAGGCGCAGCAGGCGCAGGAGCCGCAGCAGCCGGGGCCGGGACGGCACCGCCCTGGCGGGGACGACGCTTCGACGACGTCGCCTTCGCGCCGTAGCCGACGAGCGTGGCTCCGCCGTCGGCGTCGGCAGCTGCCTCGGTCGCTGAGCCGGATGCTTCCGCGCCCGACGACGCACCTGCCGAAGGCCCACCGGACGAGGACGCAGCGTCACCCGCGGAACCGGGGGCAGCCTCGGCGCCGGAGCCGTCATCGGCACCTCCGAAGCGGATGATCGGGGTGCCGACCTCGATCGTCTGTCCCTCCTCGACGAGGAGGGCGTCGACGGTGCCGGCCTGCGGGCTCGGCAGTTCGACGAGGGACTTCGCGGTTTCGATCTCGACGAGGATCTGATTGACGGTGACGGTGTCGCCGGCGGCGACCTTCCAGGACACGATGTCGGCTTCGGTCAGGCCCTCACCGACGTCGGGAAGAGGAAATTCGAATGACATTCTTGACTCTCCTCGAGGTCAGTAGGACAGGGCCCGATCGACACCGTCGAAGATGCGATCGAGGTCGGGCAGGTAGTGCTCTTCCATCCGCGAACCGGGGTACGGGGTGTGGTAGCCGCCGACGCGGATGACCGGGGCCTCGAGGTTGAAGAAGCAGCGTTCGGTGATGCGCGCGGCGATCTCGGAGCCCAGCCCCAGGAAGGTCGGGGCCTCGTGGGCGACGACGAGGCGGCCGGTCTTCTTCACGGACTTCTCGATCGTCGTGAAGTCGATCGGGCTGAGACTGCGCAGGTCGATGAGTTCGACGCTCTTGCCCTCGTCCGCAGCCGCACTGACCACGTCCTGGGCGGTCGGCATGAGCGGTCCGTAGGCGATGAGGGTGACGTCGGTGCCTTCGGTGACGACGCGGGCATCGTGCATGCCCAGTCCCCCGCGATCGGCGGTGTCGACGTCCCCGCGCAGCCAGTAGCGCCGCTTGGGTTCGAAGAACATCACCGGGTCGTCGCTCCTGATCGCGTCCTGGATCATCCAGTAGGCGTCGTGGGCGTTCGACGGTGAGATCAGCCGCAGTCCGGCGTGGTGGGCGAAGACGGTCTCCGGGCTCTCCGAGTGGTGCTCGGGTGAGCCGATGCCGCCGCCGTAGGGCACACGGATGACCATCGGGATGCGCTCCTTGCCCAGGGTGCGGTTGAACAGCTTCGACACCTGGGTGACGATCTGGTCGTAGGCCGGGAAGATGAAGGCATCGAACTGGATCTCGATGACCGGGCGGTAGCCGCGGATGGCCATGCCGATCGAGGTGCCGACGATGCCGGATTCGGCCAGTGGGGAATCGATCACACGCTGCGGACCGAAGTCCTTCTGCAGGCCCTCGGTGACGCGGAAGACGCCGCCGAGCTTGCCGATGTCCTCACCGATGAGGACGACCTTCGGGTCGTCCTCCATGGCCTTGCGCATTCCGGCGGTGATCGCCTTTGAGAGGGGAAGCTTCTCCATCAGGCCTCACCCGCATCGGCGAACGAAGCCTGGTACGCCAGGAATTCAGCGCGCTCCTCGTCGACGAGGGAGTGAGGTTCGGAGGTGACGTGGGCGAACATTTCGATGGGATCGGGGTTCTCCATCGTCATGCAGTTGTGGCGGATGCGGGCGGCCAGGGTGTCGGCTTCGGCGTCCACCTCGGCGAAGAACTCTTCGCTGGTCTCGGTGTGCTTGTCGAGGTGGGCCTTGAGGCGGACGATCGGGTCGCGGTCTTCCCAGATCTCCTCTTCGGCCTTGTCGCGGTACTTCGTCGGATCGTCGGCGGTCGTGTGGGCACCGCGGCGGTAGGTGAAGGCTTCGATGAGCATCGGGCCGTTGCCGGCGCGGACCGAGTCGAGGCTGGCGCGGGCGACGGAGTACATCGCAATGATGTCGTTGCCGTCGACGCGGATGCCGGGGACTCCGAAGCCCTCGCCGCGCTTGCACAGAGGAACCGCAGTCTGGACGTGGGTGGGTTCGGAGATCGCCCACTGGTTGTTCTGGCAGAAGAACAGAACCGGGGCGTGGAAGGCTCCGGCGAAGGTCAGCGCCTCGGAGACATCGCCCTGCGAGCTGGCGCCATCGCCGAAGCAGGCGATGGACACGGTGTCGCGATCGATGTCGCCGGTGCCGACGTCGCCGTCCATACTCACGCCCATGGCGTAGCCGGTGGCGTGCAGGGTCTGCGAGCCGATGACGATGGTGTACGTGTGGAACCGGTGCTCCTGGGGATCCCAACCGCCGTGGTTCTGGCCGCGGAAGATGCTGAGCAGGGTCTCGGGTTCGACACCGCGAGTGTAGGCGAGGCCGTGTTCACGGTAGGTGGGGAAGACG includes the following:
- a CDS encoding dihydrolipoamide acetyltransferase family protein; the protein is MSFEFPLPDVGEGLTEADIVSWKVAAGDTVTVNQILVEIETAKSLVELPSPQAGTVDALLVEEGQTIEVGTPIIRFGGADDGSGAEAAPGSAGDAASSSGGPSAGASSGAEASGSATEAAADADGGATLVGYGAKATSSKRRPRQGGAVPAPAAAAPAPAAPSVSAPAAPAASPAQPAVPASHAPPASTDAATAPASSGTGRPLAKPPVRKLAKDLGIDLTQVVPTGPRGDVTRDDVHAAANSTASQTAGGTASSATSASASGELEERIPFKGVTKMMAKAMVDSAFTMPHVTEFLDVDVTETMAMVRRLKSTKFLGEDVKVSPLLIVAKAVAWAVGRNPRINSCLEGDEIVVKKYVNLGIAAATPRGLIVPNIKNAQAMGLGELAQGIQDLTALARSGKTPPADQSGGTITITNVGVFGVDAGTPIINPGEAAILAFGQIRNRPWVVDDEIVPREITTLSVSADHRVVDGEIISKFLADVGRGLQDPTLLLA
- a CDS encoding alpha-ketoacid dehydrogenase subunit beta, with the translated sequence MEKLPLSKAITAGMRKAMEDDPKVVLIGEDIGKLGGVFRVTEGLQKDFGPQRVIDSPLAESGIVGTSIGMAIRGYRPVIEIQFDAFIFPAYDQIVTQVSKLFNRTLGKERIPMVIRVPYGGGIGSPEHHSESPETVFAHHAGLRLISPSNAHDAYWMIQDAIRSDDPVMFFEPKRRYWLRGDVDTADRGGLGMHDARVVTEGTDVTLIAYGPLMPTAQDVVSAAADEGKSVELIDLRSLSPIDFTTIEKSVKKTGRLVVAHEAPTFLGLGSEIAARITERCFFNLEAPVIRVGGYHTPYPGSRMEEHYLPDLDRIFDGVDRALSY
- the pdhA gene encoding pyruvate dehydrogenase (acetyl-transferring) E1 component subunit alpha; this translates as MTSNISVGTGAAHSQSQEPRMIQMLTEDGNRVESGEYDAFAAELTDEDLRGFYRDMVLVRRIDAEGAALQRQGQLGLWAPLFGQEAAQIGMGRAARPQDFVFPTYREHGLAYTRGVEPETLLSIFRGQNHGGWDPQEHRFHTYTIVIGSQTLHATGYAMGVSMDGDVGTGDIDRDTVSIACFGDGASSQGDVSEALTFAGAFHAPVLFFCQNNQWAISEPTHVQTAVPLCKRGEGFGVPGIRVDGNDIIAMYSVARASLDSVRAGNGPMLIEAFTYRRGAHTTADDPTKYRDKAEEEIWEDRDPIVRLKAHLDKHTETSEEFFAEVDAEADTLAARIRHNCMTMENPDPIEMFAHVTSEPHSLVDEERAEFLAYQASFADAGEA